The genomic DNA CTGCCTCCTGGGTAATCCAACTTTTCAATAGGGCACGGTTTTCCTCATAACCAAAGTTACCCTTAGCAAGTCCCCGTATTTTTCGATGAATGGCTTTTTGATTGCCTTGTTCAACCAAAGAATCATTGAGAATTACAGCAGAACTTGGATTCTGCTCATATCCATAAAAACCATTAGCAAGTCCCCATGCTTTCAGATGAATAGCTTCTAGATTACCTTGTTCAACTAAAGAATCATTGAGAATTCTAGCAGAGCTTGGATTTAGCTCATAGCCATAGTCACCTGTAGCAAGTCCAATTATTTTCCGACGGATAGCTTCCTCATTACCTTGTTCAACCAAAGACTCATTGAAACTAGCAGCAGCTTGAGGGATATGCTCATATCCGTAAAAACCTCCAGTAAATCCATCCATTTTCCGATCAATAGCTCTCTCATTGCCTTGTTCAACCAAAGATTCAATGAGAATTTTAGCAGAGCTTGGATTCTGCTCATAGCCATAGCTACCTCCAGTAAGTCCCCGTATTTTTCGATGAATGGCTTTCTCATTGCCTTGTTCAACCAAAGAATCATTTAAGATAGCAGCAGCTTGAGGGTTATGCGTATAGCCATAAAAACCAGTATCAAGTCCCTGTATTTTCCGATCAATGGCTTTTAGGTTGCCTTGTGCCACATAATCATCTATCATTTCTGTCCTTGAGCTACAAATAGTACTAAGAGCCTGTTCATAATCTTTGTAGGCATATCCTTAGAAAAGCTAGCACTACCATTTGTAAGCTTGTCGATAATCTCCTTTCACAGTTCTTCCACAACCGTCGGCATTTTTCTAACCAGCCAAAGCTCCGCTCTACTATCCATCGCTTAGGTATTATCTTAAATTGATGCAATTCACTCCTTTTAGCCACTTCTACCTCCGCTCCTTGAAGCACTTCTTTTACTTGATTGGCAAATACTTTCCCTCTATAGCCTCCATCTACTAGCACCTTCTTTACCTTGGCTAATTGCTCTTTGTGCTCTGTTAGCATACTTATTGCTCCAGCTCTATCTGTTTCACTAGCCTTTGTGATACCTATCCCATGGGGTAAGCCTTGGCTGTCTACGGATATATGGCGCTTGATCCCGCTTATCTTTTTAGCTCCATCATACCCTTTCTCTTTAGCTGTATCTGTATTTTTTACACTCTGCGCATCTATTATAATCAGGCTTGTTTGGGCTTGTCTACCTGCTTGCTTTCCCAGGCAAGTAACCATGTTTCTTTAATGCTTCTTCTAGAAAGCTTAAGCCATTTTCTTGCTTCTCACTCCATATTTGAAAATAAGCATGTACCGTACGCCATTTAGGGAAATCTTTAGGCAACATCCTCCATTGACAGCCTGTCTTAAGCACATACAGTAAGGCAGAGAACACCTCCTATAGATCTACCTGGCGAGGTTTAGTTTTCTTGCGGGCTGTTTCCAAGATAGGGCGTATGATTTCAAATTGTTCTCTATTAATATTACTAGGATACGCTTGAATCATAGATAAGCTCCTTTTTTTATCAGGTTATTGGTCATTATCATGACTAATTTAATAGCTGCTAGTTTAATAAACAAAGATTTTGAACAGGCTCTTAGTTGAATTAATAAATCTTGATACATATCAAAGGGATGCTTTTCATTGAGCTTGTGCTTAAGTACTAAATGCTCAATAGTTGCAAGACCAGAAAGTGTGTTCACATACACCCGTAGCATATGCCTCTTAGCCTGTTCCTTGGTAGCATTACTAGCTGGGTAATCTCCATGCTTTTTTATCCGGATGATTCTCCATAAAGCTGGTTCTTCGCTTAATGCATACCAGCCACGACAGACTTGGCTTGCTTGTACAATATCTGTAACTGGTAAGTGACTAAACACTTGGAGCATAACCTCTGGCGGTACACTAATGCCTTGGAAGGAAAAGCCATTGTTGGTTGCTAATTGGTTTGCTCGATTTTCATCAGCAGGTTGTGTAGCAGTATTACAGGAAGCCAACAATAAGCCGCTTATAAGAATAAGAATAGATACTGGTTGAAACATATTCTACTAATTAAAAGGGTTAGTTACTATCAATACATGCTAGACCTTTACTTTATAACTAGTTCATGAACAAGATAGGATATCTTTTAATCAACTCCTTAATGTGGCAGTGTGAATTATTTATTTTTGAATTTAAAGAAAGTAAGTATTTGAATCTATTAGAAAAGCATAGCAAGCTCTTGGGTATATTTGTAAAATTAGGGCAACAGGGTATGGCCGCTATATATCAATAATTAATTTAGTTGGTAGAATAATAAGCAACGTAAAATATCTCTAACGCTTAAAGTCCATCAATTTTATTCTTCCTTTATTTCTTATTGTTTCTAAATAATTTAAGCAAGGAGTGCCGTTAGCTAAAATATATTGTATGTTACTCTTCCTTTCTTAGTGATTGTCTGCTTACTATATACTTTAAATGTATATATTGTTTATGCCGGCTACTAACTGCTGCCATTTTACAAAAATAATGAAGTGGCCTGTTTAAGCTATAAATTCTTTATTATTGTAATTCTAACACGAGAAAAGTGATTTAAATAATAAGATAATCATTGAATTTTAATTATATGCCGTTTGTTGTTACGTTAGCAGCAATAAAATCTATTAGCTTGCATGAACGCACTTAAAAAGTTGGCTAGTGATACAGCTATATATGGACTTAGCAGTATTATAGGTAGGGTGCTTAACTATCTGCTAGTACCATTTTATACTAGCTTGCTTTTGCCTGCTGAATATGGTATTGTTACCGAATTATATGCGTATGCTGCTTTTTTGAATATTATTTATGGCTATGGGATGGAAACAGCCTATTTTAGGTTTGCTACGCAAGGTTCTCCCATAGAGGTATTTAAACTTACCAGTAGCTTGTTAACTTTAAGTAGTCTATTATTTTCAAGCTTATTAGCATCTCTCGCTCCTCTCCTTAGTCGTTGGTTAGGCTATTCAGGCCATGAACATTATGTTTACTACTTGGCAGCTATTTTGGCTGTTGATACCATATTGTTGGTTCCTTTCGCACAGTTACGTTTTTCTAACCAATCATTTTTGTTTGCCCAAGCAAAATGTTTACAAATAGCCTTAAATATAATTTTTAATCTTTTGTTGCTGTATATACTTCCAGGAATCTATACAGGTAAGTTTTTGTACTCATTCAAGCCTTTCGTACAACTTATCTATAATCCAGCCAACCATATAGAATATATTTTCTTAGCTAATTTAATGGCTAATTTATGCGTGTTACCTATTTTGGGTAAGCCACTCATCCATTTTAAATTTAAAATAGATTGGCAAAAGCTAAGGCCTATGATTATATATGCTTTGCCTTTATTGGTTATGGGGTTAGCTGGAACTACCAACGAAATGCTGGCTAGGGCTTTGCTGAAGCATCTATTACCATCCAATTTTTATTCCGGACAGAGTAAGGAGGCAATAGTAGGTATTTTTGGAGCTTGCTATAAGCTTGCTGTCTTAATGTCGCTAGCAATCCAAGCCTTTCGTTATGCAGCTGAACCTTTTTTTTTCACACATGCACAAGACAAGCGCTCTCCTCAGCTTTTTAGTAAAATTATGCAAGGATATGTATTGGTCGCTTGCTTCATCTGGTTTGCTATTAGTGTTAACTTAGATATATTAGGTTATATATTTCTTAGAAACCCAGCATATCGGGCAGGCATTGAAATTGTTCCTTACCTTTGTCTAGCATACATATGGTTAGGCATCTATTATAATCTTTCAGTGTGGTTTAAGCTAGCTAACAAAACATATTATGGTAGTGTCATAACTCTTATAGGAGCAGGTATTACTATACTGTTGAATGTTTTATTAGTACCTTATTATGGGTATTGGGGTAGTGTATGGGCAACTGTAATCAGTTACCTAATTATGGCTGTAATTTGTTATTGTAAAGGACAGCAATACTACGCTGTTCCTTATAAGACTGGTTATGCACTATTTTTTATGCTAGTTACACTACTTTTGATAATAGTAATACGTCAAATACAGTATGCTACTTGGGCTTATGCTTTGGTTAGTAATATAGGGTTTACACTTGTATTCGGGCTGGTTATATATAGAGCTATGCGCAGATCTTTATAGAATATCTTTGCTGCAGCACTAAACGCCAGTAATTGGAACATGTTGACTATAAATTAAATATAGAAAATGGCAAAATCTTAAACTCTTAGTACTACTTCTTGTTATAAATCAGTTTCTAGTTTTATATAATTTCTTAGAAACCTTATAATTTTTACAAAAAGCCTTATAACTAATATATTAGGTTTATTATATTTCTTATATTCATTATTCTATTTAATTTTAACAACACAAAGTGACTATCCCTTTTTATAAATATCATGGTACTGGAAATGATTTTATTTTAGTCGATAATATAACTAATCCTAATGTAACCTGTCCACACGACCCAGAACTCATTAAAAGCTTGTGTCATCGTAAGTTTGGTATAGGCGCTGATGGTTTTATATTCCTTGAAAAAAGTGGATCGTATGATTTTGAGATGATATACTATAACTCTGATGCGAGCCAGAGTCTATGCGGTAATGGGAGTCGTTGTGCTGTACATTTGGCTAGCTATTTAGGAATTATTAATAATGTGGCAGACTTCTTGGCTATAGATGGTCCACACCAAGCTCGTATTCAAGACAATCTAGTTTATCTACAGTTGCATGATGTTTCTACTATACAAATGATGGGCAATGATTATTTTTTAAATACGGGGTCTCCTCATTATGTTCGTTTGGTTCAAAATTTGGTGGAAACAGATGTTATTGAGCTAGGTAAATCTATTAATGCCAGCCAATCATTTCAAAACACAGGAACAAATGTTAATTTTGTTCAATTAGAAGCAAATAATCAAATTTCGGTATGCACTTATGAGCGAGGCGTGAACGATGAAACGCTTTCCTGTGGAACAGGTGTTGTGGCTGCTGCACTTGTGGCTTCTCAAAAAGGATATACAAGCCCTGTTTATGTAGTAACAAAGGGTGGGGAGCTGCAAATAAGTTTTTGTAAACATAATACTGCTTTTAGTAATATCTGTTTAGTTGGTCCAGCTACTCAAGTATTCCAAGGGAAAATAACAATATAATATATAGCTAATCAATTAAAAGGAGCTCTTAAACCTACAAAACACAATAATATATGCTTAAACTCTTTACTAAGCTGTTTGGTACTAAATCTGAAAGGGACTTAAAGTCCATTCGCCCCTATGTGGAAAAGATTAATCTGGAATATGAGAAATTGGTATCTCTTACTAATGATGAGTTACGTAAAAAAACTGACTCCCTAAAACAATATATCAAAGTTGAGACACAAGAATTTATAGGAGAGCTTGAAATAAGAGAAAGGCAACTAGAAGCTACTACCCAGTTAACTCCAAAGGAAGTAGAAGATTTATACATACAAATCAGCCGTATTAAAGAGCAATATAATACGCAGCTAGAAAAAGTATTATTGGACATCTTGCCACAAGCATTTGCTATTGTAAAGGAAACAGCCAGAAGATTTAAAGAAAATGAACAGCTTATTGTAACAGCAACTGGTTATGATAGAGAGTTGGCTATTACAGAGAAACATATTGATATTGAAGGTGATCAAGCTATTTGGAAAAATCAGTGGGAAGTAACAGGGCATTTGCTTACCTGGGACATGGTACATTATGATGAGCAGCTCATAGGAGGTGTTATTTTGCACAAAGGTAAAATTGCAGAAATGGCGACAGGTGAGGGTAAAACGCTAGTTGCAACGCTACCTACATTTTTAAATGCATTGGTAGGAAAAGGTGTACATATTGTAACTGTTAATGAATACCTAGCTAAACGTGATGCTGCTTGGATGAAGCCTATTTATCAATTTCATGGATTTACTGTAGCGTGTATTGAAGAAACATCCCCTTATTCGGCAGCTAGAAGAGAAGCTTATCAGGCAGACATTACTTATGGTACCAACAATGAGTTTGGCTTTGATTACCTACGCGATAATATGGCTTCGCAACAAGAAGAGGTGGTACAGCGAGAACAT from Candidatus Amoebophilus asiaticus 5a2 includes the following:
- the dapF gene encoding diaminopimelate epimerase; translated protein: MTIPFYKYHGTGNDFILVDNITNPNVTCPHDPELIKSLCHRKFGIGADGFIFLEKSGSYDFEMIYYNSDASQSLCGNGSRCAVHLASYLGIINNVADFLAIDGPHQARIQDNLVYLQLHDVSTIQMMGNDYFLNTGSPHYVRLVQNLVETDVIELGKSINASQSFQNTGTNVNFVQLEANNQISVCTYERGVNDETLSCGTGVVAAALVASQKGYTSPVYVVTKGGELQISFCKHNTAFSNICLVGPATQVFQGKITI
- a CDS encoding F-box protein, which translates into the protein MFQPVSILILISGLLLASCNTATQPADENRANQLATNNGFSFQGISVPPEVMLQVFSHLPVTDIVQASQVCRGWYALSEEPALWRIIRIKKHGDYPASNATKEQAKRHMLRVYVNTLSGLATIEHLVLKHKLNEKHPFDMYQDLLIQLRACSKSLFIKLAAIKLVMIMTNNLIKKGAYL
- a CDS encoding lipopolysaccharide biosynthesis protein, producing MNALKKLASDTAIYGLSSIIGRVLNYLLVPFYTSLLLPAEYGIVTELYAYAAFLNIIYGYGMETAYFRFATQGSPIEVFKLTSSLLTLSSLLFSSLLASLAPLLSRWLGYSGHEHYVYYLAAILAVDTILLVPFAQLRFSNQSFLFAQAKCLQIALNIIFNLLLLYILPGIYTGKFLYSFKPFVQLIYNPANHIEYIFLANLMANLCVLPILGKPLIHFKFKIDWQKLRPMIIYALPLLVMGLAGTTNEMLARALLKHLLPSNFYSGQSKEAIVGIFGACYKLAVLMSLAIQAFRYAAEPFFFTHAQDKRSPQLFSKIMQGYVLVACFIWFAISVNLDILGYIFLRNPAYRAGIEIVPYLCLAYIWLGIYYNLSVWFKLANKTYYGSVITLIGAGITILLNVLLVPYYGYWGSVWATVISYLIMAVICYCKGQQYYAVPYKTGYALFFMLVTLLLIIVIRQIQYATWAYALVSNIGFTLVFGLVIYRAMRRSL